The following coding sequences are from one Vibrio syngnathi window:
- the purT gene encoding formate-dependent phosphoribosylglycinamide formyltransferase translates to MFGTATRENATRVLLLGSGELGKEVAIECQRLGLEVIACDRYADAPAMQVAHRSHVLDMLDGDALQAIIELEKPDYVVPEIEAIATSKLVELEAQGLNVVPTANATKLTMNREGIRRLAAEELKLSTSPYRFADTFEDFAAAIEFVGMPCVVKPVMSSSGKGQSVIKTQEDIQKSWDYAQEGGRTGAGRVIVEGFIDFDYEITLLTVRAVDGVHFCAPIGHRQEDGDYRESWQPQVMSDNALKAAQYTAEQVVNALGGHGIFGVELFVKGDHVIFNEVSPRPHDTGLVTLMSQDSSEFALHVRAFTGMPIKSITQYGPCASAVILGQGTSTNIRFEGLTEALDAPQTQVRLFGKPDIDGRRRLGVTLTRRNSTETAIEDAIESASKVKVIY, encoded by the coding sequence ATGTTTGGTACTGCTACTCGTGAAAATGCTACTCGTGTGCTTCTATTAGGTTCAGGTGAACTCGGTAAAGAAGTTGCTATCGAGTGCCAACGTTTAGGCTTGGAAGTTATTGCATGTGACCGTTACGCAGACGCACCAGCGATGCAAGTTGCGCATCGTAGCCATGTTTTAGACATGTTAGACGGTGATGCACTTCAAGCGATCATTGAACTAGAAAAGCCAGATTATGTGGTTCCTGAAATTGAAGCTATTGCCACCAGCAAGTTGGTAGAGCTAGAAGCACAAGGCTTAAATGTCGTTCCCACTGCAAATGCGACCAAGCTAACGATGAACCGCGAAGGTATCCGTCGCCTAGCTGCTGAAGAGCTAAAATTGAGCACTTCTCCTTATCGCTTTGCAGACACCTTTGAAGACTTTGCTGCCGCTATTGAATTCGTGGGTATGCCTTGCGTTGTTAAGCCAGTAATGAGTTCTTCAGGTAAAGGCCAAAGTGTTATCAAAACACAAGAAGACATTCAGAAGTCTTGGGACTACGCACAAGAAGGTGGTCGTACTGGTGCCGGTCGTGTGATCGTTGAAGGCTTCATCGATTTTGATTACGAAATCACGCTTCTAACCGTTCGCGCAGTCGACGGCGTTCATTTCTGTGCACCAATCGGCCACCGTCAAGAAGATGGTGATTACCGTGAATCATGGCAGCCACAAGTGATGTCAGACAACGCACTTAAAGCTGCTCAATACACGGCTGAACAAGTGGTTAACGCACTAGGTGGTCACGGTATTTTCGGCGTAGAGCTGTTTGTTAAAGGCGATCACGTTATCTTCAACGAAGTGTCCCCTCGCCCACACGATACTGGCTTAGTAACATTGATGTCTCAAGATTCATCGGAATTTGCACTACACGTACGCGCGTTTACGGGTATGCCAATCAAATCAATCACGCAATACGGCCCATGTGCATCTGCGGTTATCCTTGGTCAAGGCACTTCAACCAACATTCGTTTTGAAGGCCTTACAGAGGCTCTAGACGCACCACAAACGCAAGTTCGCCTGTTTGGTAAACCTGATATCGATGGTCGCCGTCGTTTAGGTGTGACGCTTACTCGTCGTAACAGCACCGAGACAGCGATTGAAGATGCAATTGAGAGTGCTTCTAAAGTAAAAGTAATTTACTAA
- the cdd gene encoding cytidine deaminase has protein sequence MNSRITLALESAPTAIKALLSDIVLADNFDATLSPEQFASLLQASGLADDELRIALLPFAAAYSYAPLSDFYVGAIVRGLSGTLYFGANLEIAGAQLGQTVHAEQSAISHAWMKGEQGISDITINFSPCGHCRQFMNELTTAKELKVQLPQRDEMSLQEYLPDSFGPADLGVTTGLMTKLDHQHTTEETTPIVVEALAALNRSHAPYTRNLSGVSLQLTSGEIFTGAYAENAAFNPSLPPLQVALIQLKLAGFDFEQIESAALVEIAEGSISHLADTQSTLEAINPDIPVTYLAI, from the coding sequence ATGAACAGTCGTATTACCCTGGCGCTGGAAAGTGCTCCAACAGCAATCAAAGCACTTTTGAGTGACATCGTATTAGCAGACAACTTTGACGCGACATTGTCTCCAGAACAATTTGCTAGCCTACTGCAAGCAAGTGGTTTAGCGGATGACGAGCTACGTATTGCGCTACTTCCTTTTGCCGCTGCGTATTCTTACGCGCCGTTATCTGACTTTTATGTTGGTGCAATCGTACGTGGTTTGTCTGGTACTCTGTATTTTGGTGCAAACCTTGAAATCGCTGGTGCTCAACTTGGTCAAACCGTTCACGCTGAGCAATCTGCAATCAGCCATGCTTGGATGAAAGGCGAACAAGGTATCTCCGATATCACGATCAATTTCAGCCCCTGTGGTCACTGTCGTCAGTTCATGAACGAACTGACCACTGCGAAAGAGCTTAAAGTTCAGCTTCCACAACGTGATGAAATGTCTCTGCAAGAATACCTGCCAGACTCGTTCGGCCCTGCTGATTTAGGTGTGACGACTGGCCTAATGACTAAGCTTGATCATCAGCACACGACTGAAGAAACAACGCCTATTGTTGTAGAAGCACTAGCAGCACTAAACCGCAGCCACGCTCCTTACACCAGAAACCTAAGTGGTGTTTCACTACAACTGACGTCAGGTGAGATTTTCACGGGTGCTTACGCAGAAAACGCAGCGTTCAACCCTAGCCTACCACCTCTACAAGTGGCGTTGATTCAACTTAAACTGGCGGGCTTCGATTTTGAACAAATTGAAAGTGCTGCCTTGGTTGAAATCGCTGAAGGTAGCATCAGTCACTTGGCGGATACGCAGTCTACGTTGGAAGCGATTAATCCCGACATACCAGTGACTTACTTAGCAATCTAA
- a CDS encoding LrgB family protein, translating to MWILLTIVVFLFARWVSKKANSPLCNPLLISIGIIIPILTFFKVPFETYYADNTWITYMLQPAVVALAYPLYEQLPQIRANWRIITFACTLGSVMSMTTTALIAVAFKADLSLIASLLGKSVTTPIAMEVSSHLGGEAAIAAILVLIVGLFGAIFAYPIYNLIGIKSPIARGLTMGTVSHALGTATCAEKNQEDAAFSSLALVLCGVITSIIAPSIFSLVVWFYS from the coding sequence ATGTGGATTCTACTCACCATCGTGGTATTCCTGTTTGCTCGTTGGGTCAGTAAAAAAGCAAACTCACCGCTGTGTAATCCCCTACTAATCAGTATTGGTATCATCATTCCGATACTCACGTTCTTCAAAGTACCGTTTGAGACTTACTATGCAGACAACACATGGATTACCTACATGCTGCAGCCTGCGGTTGTTGCCCTTGCTTACCCGCTTTACGAACAACTACCTCAAATCAGAGCAAACTGGCGAATCATTACCTTCGCTTGCACGCTAGGCAGTGTGATGTCGATGACAACGACAGCATTAATCGCCGTGGCTTTTAAAGCGGACTTAAGTTTGATTGCGAGTTTATTAGGTAAGTCAGTCACCACGCCAATTGCTATGGAAGTATCGAGCCATTTAGGTGGTGAAGCAGCGATTGCGGCAATACTGGTATTGATTGTTGGTCTATTTGGGGCAATCTTTGCTTACCCAATCTACAATCTCATTGGCATTAAAAGCCCTATCGCACGTGGTTTAACCATGGGTACTGTGTCTCACGCTTTAGGTACTGCGACATGTGCTGAAAAGAATCAGGAAGATGCTGCATTCAGCTCTCTAGCGCTTGTACTTTGTGGCGTCATTACCTCAATCATTGCACCGAGCATATTTTCGCTCGTGGTTTGGTTCTATTCTTAA
- a CDS encoding CidA/LrgA family protein — MKERLIQLIYCLISFTLIIGALTAGNALQHFLDTSIPGSIFGMLILFAAMVIGIVPSHWVQPGASLIIRLMILLFVPISVGLMDHFDMLIANALPIMASAVGGTLLVLVSLSWFLDRLLSRGN, encoded by the coding sequence TTGAAAGAAAGATTGATCCAACTGATTTACTGCTTAATCTCCTTCACCTTAATCATAGGAGCACTGACAGCAGGTAACGCGTTACAGCACTTTTTGGATACCTCAATCCCAGGCAGTATTTTTGGCATGTTGATTCTGTTTGCCGCCATGGTGATTGGTATTGTCCCTTCGCACTGGGTACAACCCGGTGCAAGCTTGATTATCCGCCTAATGATCTTACTGTTTGTTCCGATCAGTGTTGGGTTGATGGATCACTTCGACATGCTCATCGCGAACGCATTGCCAATTATGGCAAGCGCCGTTGGCGGCACGTTACTGGTGTTGGTGTCCTTATCATGGTTCTTAGACCGCTTGCTATCGAGAGGTAACTGA